A window of the Homalodisca vitripennis isolate AUS2020 unplaced genomic scaffold, UT_GWSS_2.1 ScUCBcl_5989;HRSCAF=12991, whole genome shotgun sequence genome harbors these coding sequences:
- the LOC124373598 gene encoding DNA polymerase lambda-like has product EVASLEGVGAKMASKVMEVLSTGKIRKVEELCETEESRVLDLFSGIWGAGPATANAWYIKGHRTLNDLIEKETLTKQQQIGIKYYKQFSERMSRSEVEEIGQKVMEAALQVDPSLTTMLCGSYRRARLHVVMWMWLSSNRTD; this is encoded by the exons GAAGTTGCAAGCCTAGAAGGTGTCGGAGCCAAAATGGCATCCAAAGTGATGGAAGTTTTATCAACGGGCAAAATCCGTAAGGTGGAAGAGCTGTGTGAGACGGAGGAGAGTCGAGTGCTGGACCTGTTCAGTGGCATCTGGGGGGCAGGACCCGCTACTGCCAATGCTTGGTATATAAAG GGTCATAGAACGCTGAATGATTTAATTGAGAAAGAAACGCTAACCAAACAACAACAAATTGGGATAAAATACTATAAACAGTTTTCAGAAAGAATGTCTCGCAGTGAAGTCGAGGAAATTGGACAGAAG GTGATGGAGGCTGCCCTACAAGTGGATCCCTCGCTAACCACAATGCTCTGTGGGTCATACCGAAGGGCAAGGTTACATGTGGTGATGTGGATGTGGTTGTCATCAAACCGGACAGACtga